A genomic stretch from Pyxidicoccus xibeiensis includes:
- a CDS encoding ATP-binding protein → MRSKKKGPLAEVVPLRPIAKKPSRRPAKPAPPVDADTANRALLEMARHLTDNAGPTEALRSHLQTIHTLLKPKVCYVARHFPSREQLHVEHVRGRYDDRVTAAVPGEGVVGRAFAQKELLREGDTVAVPLESPHGVTGVLVVLGARREPSDTLLESLAAQLTAAYEVARLRDDSARRNKDLQTAIAGLKSLEQNREELLGNVSHDLKNPLTTIKSYLAMMGREKLGPLTDSQRRAVQICDRNSDRMLRMVNDLLLMSRLQSGKMQLNQRPFGLKAVAEEVVRALGALAEHCKVRVVIPPCPEVFVRGDRERIAEAIHNLVENGIHHSEADDTVEVRVSSEDGLAALTVKDSGPGMSAEALEHVFDAFYRATPGMPRPPGAGLGLPLVGKIVALHGGRMDASSVLGEGSTFQMVLPMFAGAVSAPEMAQAAPKSGGILLVEDDADCREVLQQVLEQEGYRVMATSGASEARSILSHIRPAMVLLDLRLSEEDGQSVLRFIRSTESLADIVVYIISGASEVASLTSGQGLERIDGFFEKPLQLPKLLDTVAAVVRPSRRAPAIP, encoded by the coding sequence GTGCGCTCGAAGAAGAAGGGGCCGCTGGCCGAAGTCGTGCCGCTGCGTCCCATCGCGAAGAAGCCCTCCCGTCGTCCGGCCAAGCCCGCTCCTCCGGTGGACGCCGATACCGCCAACCGCGCCCTGCTGGAAATGGCGCGCCACCTGACGGACAACGCGGGGCCCACCGAGGCCCTGCGCTCCCACCTGCAGACCATCCACACGCTGCTGAAGCCGAAGGTCTGCTACGTCGCCCGGCACTTCCCGTCGCGGGAGCAGCTCCATGTCGAGCACGTGCGCGGCCGCTACGACGACCGCGTCACCGCCGCCGTCCCGGGCGAGGGCGTGGTGGGCCGCGCGTTCGCCCAGAAGGAGCTGCTGCGCGAGGGCGACACCGTCGCCGTCCCCCTGGAGAGCCCCCACGGCGTCACCGGCGTGCTGGTGGTGCTGGGCGCGCGCCGGGAGCCGTCCGACACGCTGCTCGAGTCGCTGGCCGCCCAGCTCACCGCCGCCTACGAGGTGGCGCGCCTGCGCGATGACAGCGCCCGCCGCAACAAGGACCTCCAGACGGCCATCGCCGGCCTCAAGAGCCTCGAGCAGAACCGCGAGGAGCTGCTCGGCAACGTCTCTCATGACCTGAAGAACCCGCTCACCACCATCAAGTCCTACCTGGCCATGATGGGGCGCGAGAAGCTGGGGCCCCTGACGGACTCCCAGCGCCGCGCGGTGCAGATCTGCGACCGGAACTCGGACCGCATGCTGCGCATGGTGAACGATTTGCTGCTCATGTCCCGGCTCCAGTCCGGGAAGATGCAGCTCAACCAGCGCCCCTTCGGGCTCAAGGCCGTGGCCGAGGAAGTCGTGCGCGCGCTGGGCGCCCTCGCCGAGCACTGCAAGGTGCGCGTGGTGATTCCGCCCTGCCCCGAGGTCTTCGTCCGGGGAGACCGCGAGCGCATCGCCGAGGCCATCCACAACCTCGTGGAGAACGGCATCCACCACAGCGAGGCGGACGACACCGTGGAGGTGCGCGTGTCCTCCGAGGACGGGCTCGCCGCGCTGACGGTGAAGGACAGCGGCCCCGGCATGTCCGCCGAGGCGCTGGAGCACGTCTTCGACGCCTTCTACCGCGCGACGCCGGGCATGCCACGTCCCCCGGGCGCCGGCCTGGGCCTGCCGCTGGTGGGCAAGATCGTCGCCCTGCACGGCGGGCGCATGGATGCCTCCAGCGTGCTCGGCGAGGGGAGCACCTTCCAGATGGTGCTGCCCATGTTCGCCGGGGCCGTCAGCGCGCCGGAGATGGCGCAGGCGGCGCCCAAGTCGGGCGGCATCCTCCTGGTGGAGGACGACGCCGACTGCCGCGAGGTCCTCCAGCAGGTGCTGGAGCAGGAGGGCTACCGGGTGATGGCCACCTCGGGGGCCTCCGAGGCGCGCTCCATCCTCTCCCACATCCGTCCGGCCATGGTCCTGCTGGACCTGCGGCTCAGCGAGGAGGACGGCCAGTCGGTGCTGCGCTTCATCCGGAGCACCGAGTCGCTGGCGGACATCGTCGTGTACATCATCTCGGGGGCCAGCGAGGTGGCGTCCCTCACCTCGGGCCAGGGGCTGGAGCGCATCGACGGCTTCTTCGAGAAGCCGCTCCAGCTGCCGAAGCTGCTGGACACGGTGGCGGCGGTGGTGCGGCCCAGCCGCCGGGCACCGGCCATACCCTGA
- a CDS encoding HEAT repeat domain-containing protein: protein MGLLDIFTGGSGPDKALKLKPKVTQKYGDPATRQKAIQQLGEMKYPEAVSVLLSRFTITVDPLTTDADEKEHTFELIKSFGKDAVPPILDFLRTSESAASWALRLLGELQTEEEVIGACVEALRHLAAHYTRNPEKKVVLLHHVTDKQDPRIPPVVVPFLEDMQDDVKIAALKALGAFKYEPAREAMLKLLTADETARRVRTSALAALVEGGFSVDGYREKVEPLLVEPYVLAQDGRVQRRV from the coding sequence ATGGGCCTTCTAGACATCTTCACGGGCGGTTCGGGCCCCGACAAAGCCCTCAAGCTCAAGCCCAAGGTGACCCAGAAGTACGGAGACCCCGCCACGCGGCAGAAGGCCATCCAGCAGCTCGGGGAGATGAAGTACCCCGAGGCCGTCTCCGTCCTGCTCAGCCGGTTCACCATCACCGTGGACCCGCTCACCACGGACGCGGACGAGAAGGAGCACACCTTCGAGCTCATCAAGAGCTTCGGCAAGGACGCCGTGCCCCCCATCCTCGACTTCCTCCGCACCAGCGAGTCCGCCGCCTCCTGGGCGCTGCGCCTGCTGGGCGAGCTGCAGACGGAGGAAGAGGTCATCGGCGCCTGCGTGGAGGCGCTCCGGCACCTGGCTGCCCACTACACGCGCAACCCGGAGAAGAAGGTCGTCCTCCTCCACCACGTCACCGACAAGCAGGACCCGCGGATTCCGCCCGTCGTGGTGCCCTTCCTGGAGGACATGCAGGACGACGTGAAGATCGCCGCCCTCAAGGCGCTCGGCGCCTTCAAGTACGAGCCGGCACGCGAGGCCATGCTGAAGCTGCTCACCGCCGACGAGACGGCCCGCCGGGTGCGCACCTCCGCCCTGGCCGCCCTCGTCGAGGGCGGCTTCTCCGTGGACGGCTACCGCGAGAAGGTGGAGCCGCTGCTGGTGGAGCCCTACGTCCTCGCCCAGGACGGCCGCGTCCAGCGCCGGGTCTGA